In Tachysurus vachellii isolate PV-2020 chromosome 3, HZAU_Pvac_v1, whole genome shotgun sequence, one genomic interval encodes:
- the LOC132843408 gene encoding histone H2B-like has product MPEPAKTAPKKGSKKAVTKTAGKGGKKRRKTRKESYAIYVYKVLKQVHPDTGISSKAMGIMNSFVNDIFERIAGESSRLAHYNKRSTISSREIQTAVRLLLPGELAKHAVSEGTKAVTKYTSSK; this is encoded by the coding sequence ATGCCTGAACCAGCTAAGACCGCGCCCAAGAAGGGATCCAAGAAAGCCGTGACCAAGACGGCGGGTAAAGGTGGCAAGAAGCGCAGAAAGACCAGGAAGGAGAGTTACGCCATCTACGTGTACAAAGTCCTGAAGCAGGTGCACCCTGATACCGGTATCTCCTCTAAGGCCATGGGCATCATGAACTCGTTCGTCAACGACATTTTTGAGCGCATCGCCGGTGAGTCTTCTCGTCTGGCTCACTACAACAAGCGCTCCACCATCAGCTCTAGGGAGATCCAGACTGCCGTGCGTCTGTTGCTTCCTGGAGAGTTGGCTAAGCACGCCGTGTCTGAGGGCACAAAGGCCGTCACCAAGTACACCAGCTCCAAGTAA
- the LOC132843398 gene encoding histone H1-like — translation MAEVAPAPAPAKAPKKKAASRAKKTGPSVGELIVKAVSSSKERSGVSLAALKKALAAGGYDVEKNNSRVKLAVKSLVTKGTLVQTKGTGASGSFKLNKKQTELKKPAKKAAPKATKAAAKKPAAAKKPKKVAAKKPAAKKSPKKPVAAAKKATKSPKKAKKPAAPKKTTKSPKRAKKPATPKKVKAVKPKTSKPKAAKAKKAPKKK, via the coding sequence atggctGAAGTCGCTCCCGCTCCCGCGCCGGCCAAGGCGCCCAAGAAGAAGGCAGCTTCGAGGGCCAAGAAAACAGGCCCTAGCGTCGGCGAGCTCATCGTCAAAGCGGTTTCCTCGTCCAAGGAGAGGAGCGGCGTGTCTCTTGCCGCCCTCAAGAAAGCTTTGGCTGCCGGCGGATACGACGTGGAGAAGAACAACTCTCGCGTCAAGCTCGCCGTCAAGAGCCTCGTTACTAAAGGCACTCTGGTGCAGACCAAAGGGACCGGCGCGTCTGGATCTTTCAAGCTGAACAAGAAGCAGACCGAACTTAAGAAGCCCGCAAAGAAAGCCGCGCCCAAAGCGACAAAGGCGGCCGCCAAAAAGCCCGCCGCGGCTAAGAAGCCCAAGAAAGTAGCGGCCAAGAAACCCGCGGCCAAAAAGTCTCCGAAGAAGCCCGTCGCTGCCGCCAAGAAAGCCACCAAAAGCCCCAAGAAGGCCAAAAAGCCGGCGGCCCCCAAGAAGACAACCAAGAGCCCCAAGAGGGCCAAAAAGCCGGCGACCCCCAAGAAGGTAAAAGCTGTAAAGCCCAAGACCTCAAAGCCCAAAGCGGCGAAGGCCAAAAAGGCTCCCAAGAAGAAGTAA
- the LOC132843396 gene encoding histone H1-like, protein MAEVAPAPAPANAPANAPKKKAASRTKKTGPSVGELIVKAVSSSKERSGVSLAALKKALAAGGYDVEKNNSRVKLAVKSLVTKGTLVQTKGTGASGSFKLNKKQTELKKPAKKAAPKATKAAAKKPAAAKKPKKVAAKKPAAKKSPKKPVAAAKKATKSPKKAKKPAAPKKTTKSPKRAKKPATPKKVKAVKPKTSKPKAAKAKKAPKKK, encoded by the coding sequence atggctgaAGTCGCTCCCGCTCCCGCGCCGGCCAACGCGCCCGCCAACGCGCCCAAGAAGAAGGCAGCTTCGAGGACCAAGAAAACAGGCCCTAGCGTCGGCGAGCTCATCGTCAAAGCGGTTTCCTCGTCCAAGGAGAGGAGCGGCGTGTCTCTTGCCGCCCTCAAGAAAGCTTTGGCTGCCGGCGGATACGACGTGGAGAAGAACAACTCTCGCGTCAAGCTCGCCGTCAAGAGCCTCGTTACTAAAGGCACTCTGGTGCAGACCAAAGGGACTGGCGCGTCTGGATCTTTCAAGCTGAACAAGAAGCAGACCGAACTTAAGAAGCCCGCAAAGAAAGCCGCGCCCAAAGCGACAAAGGCGGCCGCCAAAAAGCCCGCCGCGGCTAAGAAGCCCAAGAAAGTAGCGGCCAAGAAACCCGCGGCCAAAAAGTCTCCGAAGAAGCCCGTCGCTGCCGCCAAGAAAGCTACCAAAAGCCCCAAGAAGGCCAAAAAGCCGGCGGCCCCCAAGAAGACAACCAAGAGCCCCAAGAGGGCCAAAAAGCCGGCGACCCCCAAGAAGGTAAAAGCTGTAAAGCCCAAGACCTCAAAGCCCAAAGCGGCGAAGGCCAAAAAGGCTCCCAAGAAGAAGTAA
- the LOC132843394 gene encoding transmembrane emp24 domain-containing protein 5-like: MRLSWGLVLMHVWLCVSEWFVVTGAFTQSLDSDFTFTLPPGHKECFYQTMKKDASLEIEYQVLDGAGLDVDFYLSSPTGHILASDFRKSDGVHTVETEEGDYMFCFDNTFSAVSEKIIFFELILDNMDDGEDPESWKEYVQGADLLDMKLEDIMDTINSVKARLGKSLQIQTVLKAFEARDRNLQESNLDRVNIWSFTNMVVMVVVSCVQVYLLRSLFDDKRKTHT, encoded by the exons ATGCGGTTGAGTTGGGGATTAGTGTTAATGCACGTATGgctgtgtgtgtcggagtggTTTGTGGTCACCGGCGCTTTCACACAGTCTCTGGACAGCGACTTCACCTTCACACTGCCTCCCGGACACAAGGAGTGTTTCTACCAAACCATGAAGAAAGACGCATCTCTGGAAATAGAgtatcag GTCCTGGATGGAGCAGGACTGGACGTGGATTTCTACCTGTCCTCTCCTACAGGTCACATTCTGGCCTCAGACTTCAGGAAGTCTGACGGAGTTCATAC AGTGGAGACGGAGGAGGGAGACTACATGTTCTGCTTTGACAACACCTTCAGCGCAGTGTCTGAGAAGATCATTTTCTTCGAGCTCATTCTGGACAACATGGACGATGGAGAAGATCCCGAGAGCTGGAAGGAGTACGTGCAAGGTGCTGACCTGCTGGACATGAAGTTGGAAGACATCATg GACACGATAAACAGCGTGAAGGCGAGATTAGGGAAGAGTCTGCAGATCCAGACAGTTCTGAAGGCCTTTGAGGCGCGTGACCGCAACCTGCAGGAGAGCAACCTCGATCGTGTCAACATCTGGTCCTTCACTAACATGGTAGTGATGGTGGTTGTGTCCTGCGTGCAGGTCTACCTGCTGCGCAGCCTCTTTGACGacaagaggaaaacacacacgtaA
- the LOC132843401 gene encoding histone H3 has product MARTKQTARKSTGGKAPRKQLATKAARKSAPATGGVKKPHRYRPGTVALREIRRYQKSTELLIRKLPFQRLVREIAQDFKTDLRFQSSAVMALQEASEAYLVGLFEDTNLCAIHAKRVTIMPKDIQLARRIRGERA; this is encoded by the coding sequence ATGGCAAGAACCAAGCAGACCGCCCGTAAGTCCACTGGTGGCAAAGCGCCCAGGAAGCAGCTCGCCACTAAGGCTGCTCGCAAGAGCGCCCCGGCTACCGGCGGCGTGAAGAAGCCTCACCGTTACAGGCCCGGCACCGTGGCTCTGAGGGAGATCCGCCGTTATCAGAAGTCTACTGAGCTGCTTATCCGCAAGCTGCCCTTCCAGCGCCTGGTGAGAGAAATCGCTCAGGATTTCAAGACCGACTTGCGTTTCCAGAGCTCGGCCGTCATGGCCTTGCAGGAGGCTAGCGAGGCATACCTGGTCGGTCTGTTCGAGGACACCAACCTGTGCGCCATTCACGCCAAGAGAGTGACCATCATGCCTAAGGACATTCAGCTGGCCCGCCGTATTCGCGGAGAGCGCGCTTAA
- the LOC132843405 gene encoding histone H2B, translated as MPEPAKTAPKKGSKKAVTKTAGKGGKKRRKTRKESYAIYVYKVLKQVHPDTGISSKAMGIMNSFVNDIFERIAGESSRLAHYNKRSTITSREIQTAVRLLLPGELAKHAVSEGTKAVTKYTSSK; from the coding sequence ATGCCTGAACCAGCTAAGACCGCGCCCAAGAAGGGGTCCAAGAAAGCCGTGACCAAGACGGCGGGTAAAGGCGGCAAGAAGCGCAGAAAGACCAGGAAGGAGAGTTACGCCATCTACGTGTACAAAGTCCTGAAGCAGGTGCACCCTGATACCGGTATCTCCTCTAAGGCCATGGGCATCATGAACTCGTTCGTCAACGACATTTTTGAGCGCATCGCCGGTGAGTCTTCTCGTCTGGCTCACTACAACAAGCgctccaccatcacctctaGGGAGATCCAGACTGCCGTGCGTCTGTTGCTTCCTGGAGAGTTGGCTAAGCACGCCGTGTCTGAGGGCACAAAGGCCGTCACCAAGTACACCAGCTCCAAGTAA
- the LOC132843404 gene encoding histone H2A, protein MSGRGKTGGKTRAKAKTRSSRAGLQFPVGRVHRLLRKGNYAERVGAGAPVYLAAVLEYLTAEILELAGNAARDNKKTRIIPRHLQLAVRNDEELNKLLGGVTIAQGGVLPNIQAVLLPKKTEKAVKTK, encoded by the coding sequence ATGAGTGGAAGAGGCAAAACTGGCGGTAAAACGAGGGCTAAGGCCAAGACTCGTTCATCCAGGGCTGGACTGCAGTTCCCCGTGGGTCGTGTGCACAGGCTTCTGCGTAAAGGTAATTACGCCGAGCGCGTCGGTGCCGGCGCTCCGGTTTACTTGGCTGCCGTGCTCGAGTATCTGACCGCTGAGATCCTCGAGTTGGCCGGTAACGCCGCCCGTGACAACAAGAAGACCCGTATCATTCCCCGCCACCTGCAGCTCGCTGTGCGTAACGACGAGGAGCTGAACAAACTGCTCGGAGGAGTGACCATCGCTCAGGGAGGTGTACTGCCCAACATTCAGGCCGTGCTGCTGCCCAAGAAGACTGAGAAGGCCGTCAAGACCAAGTAA
- the LOC132843406 gene encoding histone H2B-like, translated as MPEPAKTAPKKGSKKAVTKTAGKGGKKRRKTRKESYAIYVYKVLKQVHPDTGISSKAMGIMNSFVNDIFERIAGESSRLAHYNKRSTISSREIQTAVRLLLPGELAKHAVSEGTKAVTKYTSSK; from the coding sequence ATGCCTGAACCAGCTAAGACCGCGCCCAAGAAGGGATCCAAAAAAGCCGTGACCAAGACGGCAGGTAAAGGCGGCAAGAAGCGCAGAAAGACCAGGAAGGAGAGTTACGCCATCTACGTGTACAAAGTCCTGAAGCAGGTGCACCCTGATACCGGTATCTCCTCTAAGGCCATGGGCATCATGAACTCGTTCGTCAACGACATTTTTGAGCGCATCGCCGGTGAGTCTTCTCGTCTGGCTCACTACAACAAGCGCTCCACCATCAGCTCTAGGGAGATCCAGACTGCCGTGCGTCTGTTGCTTCCCGGAGAGTTGGCCAAGCACGCCGTATCTGAGGGCACAAAGGCCGTCACCAAGTACACCAGCTCCAAGTGA